In one window of Eggerthella guodeyinii DNA:
- a CDS encoding molybdopterin-dependent oxidoreductase, producing MKKKGKLAASALCLVAAVGLMAACAPQGSGSTQGADKPAPITADDLGRIGNDIGYADDGGTYLENYAEYAEKLKYADKVAKNAEDNQPAQYTDQFGFTTQPVPVDPKGWNVTYLDADNRGCLSCHESIEDVVMSLPTKHNVYAMGYPTQLTVANCLGCHRNAGFGNIQLVETLHGIHNGNAKFSGMNGSCDSCHYIDENSEFNLWDYAKYDLYKGITDVKADDAKLGLSYDQDTVSDNDQLFFESLNNEPSEWRTDTDPAVADAWMLTIGGDVENPLEMTVTELKEKFGTKSFVQKQGCIENATANAWIYQAELTGVSMKDVIDYVKPAGGTTNIEVTSEDGYNMVAPSFESINVEDCLLVTEINGQPLPASQGYPVTLAVPRNSAASYIKAIMTIDFVNDPEFEDEEGVDTPLDPHTGLMQGKPNSAILNYPDGVVLDGQAGKELTIEGFADAYDEPIAKVEYSLDHGKTWTTLETPGNDPTRWTYWRMTYMPAEAGSYLLKVRTTSTQPDGSERVSSRDTNFLFNVK from the coding sequence ATGAAGAAGAAGGGAAAGCTGGCGGCATCGGCGCTGTGCCTGGTGGCCGCCGTCGGGCTCATGGCGGCATGCGCGCCGCAGGGGTCCGGGTCGACGCAGGGGGCCGACAAGCCCGCCCCCATCACGGCCGACGATCTGGGCCGCATCGGCAACGACATCGGCTATGCCGACGACGGGGGCACGTACCTCGAGAACTACGCCGAATACGCCGAGAAGCTGAAGTACGCCGACAAGGTGGCCAAGAACGCCGAGGACAACCAGCCGGCGCAGTACACCGACCAGTTCGGATTCACCACGCAACCCGTGCCGGTCGACCCGAAGGGCTGGAACGTCACGTACCTCGACGCCGACAACCGCGGCTGCCTGTCGTGCCACGAGAGCATCGAGGACGTGGTGATGAGCCTGCCCACGAAGCACAACGTGTACGCCATGGGCTATCCCACGCAGCTGACGGTGGCGAACTGCCTGGGCTGCCACCGCAACGCCGGGTTCGGCAACATCCAGCTCGTGGAGACGCTGCACGGCATCCACAACGGCAACGCTAAGTTCTCGGGCATGAACGGCAGCTGCGACTCGTGCCACTACATCGACGAGAACAGCGAGTTCAACCTGTGGGATTACGCCAAGTACGACCTGTACAAAGGCATCACGGACGTGAAGGCCGACGATGCGAAGCTCGGCTTGAGCTACGACCAGGACACCGTGTCCGACAACGACCAGCTGTTCTTCGAGTCGCTGAACAACGAGCCGTCCGAGTGGCGCACCGACACCGACCCGGCGGTGGCCGACGCATGGATGCTGACCATCGGCGGCGACGTGGAGAACCCCCTCGAGATGACGGTCACCGAGCTCAAGGAGAAGTTCGGCACCAAGAGCTTCGTGCAGAAGCAGGGCTGCATCGAGAACGCCACGGCCAACGCGTGGATCTACCAGGCCGAGCTGACCGGCGTGTCCATGAAGGACGTCATCGACTACGTAAAGCCGGCCGGCGGCACCACCAACATCGAGGTGACGTCCGAGGACGGCTACAACATGGTGGCACCCTCGTTCGAGTCGATCAACGTGGAGGACTGCCTGCTGGTCACCGAGATCAACGGCCAGCCGCTGCCCGCGAGCCAGGGCTACCCGGTGACGCTCGCCGTGCCGCGCAACTCCGCCGCCTCCTACATCAAGGCCATCATGACCATCGACTTCGTCAACGATCCCGAGTTCGAGGACGAGGAGGGCGTGGACACGCCGCTCGATCCGCACACCGGCCTGATGCAGGGCAAGCCGAACAGCGCCATCCTCAACTACCCCGACGGCGTGGTGCTCGACGGCCAGGCCGGCAAGGAACTGACCATCGAGGGCTTCGCCGACGCTTACGACGAGCCCATCGCGAAGGTGGAGTACTCGCTCGACCACGGCAAGACCTGGACGACGCTCGAGACGCCCGGCAACGACCCGACGCGCTGGACGTACTGGCGCATGACGTACATGCCGGCCGAGGCGGGGTCGTACCTCCTGAAGGTGCGCACCACCTCGACGCAGCCCGACGGCTCCGAGCGCGTGTCGTCGCGCGACACCAACTTCCTGTTCAACGTCAAGTAG
- a CDS encoding molybdopterin-dependent oxidoreductase: MQDYKKGLLAGTMIASLTLSGAGTAFAADGAPASDQSASPAAAVEAPAGTAVASPLVSASAAAGTFSYDQTELTLNSVIKDVFQRATSALCGATDDLVVANPLEWKLAVTGEVDNAFTAPVDELASENSVKQVMTCTCGGNPADGKAIITADVKGIPVSHLLDRAEARDGVNTVTFVSSDGTELAMPISYVVGRHGVLSYEINDEDLSASVGGNNQLWMTRTPANYFVRDVVEVRVTREEEPPASPGEDMTYPNSPNVGVLAASVS, translated from the coding sequence ATGCAAGATTACAAGAAAGGCCTGCTGGCCGGCACGATGATCGCCTCCTTGACGCTGAGCGGGGCGGGCACGGCCTTCGCGGCCGACGGCGCGCCGGCATCCGACCAGAGCGCTTCTCCCGCGGCGGCCGTCGAGGCGCCCGCCGGCACCGCCGTCGCCTCGCCGCTGGTCAGCGCATCGGCCGCAGCGGGGACGTTCTCGTACGACCAGACCGAGCTCACGCTGAACAGCGTCATCAAGGACGTGTTCCAGCGGGCGACGTCGGCGCTGTGCGGCGCCACCGACGACCTCGTCGTCGCGAACCCGCTCGAATGGAAGCTCGCCGTGACCGGCGAGGTGGACAACGCGTTCACCGCCCCGGTGGACGAGCTGGCGTCCGAGAACAGCGTCAAGCAGGTGATGACGTGCACCTGCGGCGGGAATCCGGCCGACGGCAAGGCCATCATCACCGCCGACGTGAAGGGCATCCCCGTCTCGCACCTGCTCGACCGCGCCGAAGCGCGCGACGGCGTGAACACGGTGACGTTCGTGTCGAGCGACGGCACCGAGCTGGCTATGCCCATCAGCTACGTGGTGGGCCGCCACGGCGTGCTGTCCTACGAGATCAACGACGAGGACCTGTCGGCCTCGGTGGGCGGCAACAACCAGCTGTGGATGACGCGCACGCCGGCCAACTACTTCGTGCGCGACGTGGTGGAGGTGCGCGTGACGCGCGAGGAGGAGCCGCCCGCGAGCCCGGGCGAGGACATGACGTACCCCAACAGCCCCAACGTGGGCGTGCTGGCGGCATCCGTCTCGTAA
- a CDS encoding molybdopterin-binding protein, producing MIAPQELAVGQTVTFEGYADDYGTRIVALQFSLDGGRTWCTHDVSDASADLWVHWTYAFTPEHAGSYRLRVRSMNEEGRTSPASAVADFLVA from the coding sequence ATGATCGCGCCGCAGGAGCTGGCCGTAGGCCAGACCGTCACGTTCGAAGGATACGCCGACGACTACGGCACGCGCATCGTCGCGCTGCAGTTCTCGCTCGACGGGGGCCGTACGTGGTGCACGCACGACGTGTCCGACGCGTCGGCCGACCTCTGGGTGCACTGGACGTACGCGTTCACGCCGGAGCATGCCGGCAGCTACCGGCTGCGCGTGCGGTCGATGAACGAGGAGGGCCGCACGAGCCCCGCTTCGGCGGTGGCCGACTTCCTCGTCGCGTAA
- the pyk gene encoding pyruvate kinase, with the protein MARRTKIVCTLGPAVDDEAALRELLSAGMDVARFNFSHGSHDEHRARMDLLKRVRRDLDSPCAILLDTRGPEIRTGALAGGRPVELRAGDPLVLTERAVEGTAQLVAQTCAGLARAVEPGGAILLDDGLIELAVDAVEGSDIRCTVRNSGLLGERKSVNLPDTSVPLPVMTDQDRADLVFGIEQDVDFVAASFVRSAEGVRQLRRFLDEHGGADVGLIAKIECAEAVENFEAIIEAADGVMVARGDLGVEVPAYKVPHIQKEIIRASNRASKPVITATQMLDSMIRNPRPTRAEVGDVANAIYDGTDAVMLSGETASGAYPVEAVRMMARIAESSEPYLFDEHAPDRSRDRARVALAVGLAAVQTAENVGAACIVAPTMSGRTARLMSNLRPRVPIYVVTPFPRVMRQQQLNWGVTPMLGDVQGDMRHVIEQAHDAVLEHGLVQPGQLAVFTAGDPSTSPTIGEPGAGAVAATNVMYVVQIRTDENDD; encoded by the coding sequence ATGGCCAGACGCACGAAGATCGTTTGCACGCTGGGGCCGGCCGTGGACGACGAAGCCGCCTTGCGCGAGCTGCTGTCCGCCGGCATGGACGTGGCGCGCTTCAACTTCTCGCACGGCTCGCACGACGAGCATCGTGCGCGCATGGACCTGCTGAAGCGCGTGCGCCGCGACCTCGACTCGCCGTGCGCCATCCTGCTGGACACCCGCGGCCCCGAGATCCGCACGGGCGCGCTGGCGGGCGGACGGCCCGTGGAGCTGCGCGCAGGCGACCCGCTCGTGCTCACCGAACGCGCGGTGGAGGGCACGGCCCAGCTGGTCGCGCAAACCTGCGCGGGGCTGGCGCGCGCCGTCGAGCCCGGCGGGGCCATCCTGCTGGACGACGGGCTCATCGAGCTCGCGGTGGACGCCGTCGAGGGCTCCGACATCCGCTGCACCGTGCGCAACAGCGGGCTTCTGGGCGAGCGCAAGTCCGTCAACCTGCCCGACACGAGCGTGCCGCTGCCGGTGATGACCGACCAGGATCGCGCCGACCTCGTCTTCGGCATCGAGCAGGACGTCGACTTCGTGGCGGCGTCGTTCGTGCGCAGCGCCGAGGGCGTGCGCCAGCTGCGGCGCTTCCTCGACGAGCACGGCGGCGCGGACGTGGGCCTCATCGCGAAGATCGAGTGCGCCGAGGCGGTGGAGAACTTCGAGGCCATCATCGAGGCGGCCGACGGCGTGATGGTGGCGCGCGGCGATTTGGGCGTGGAGGTGCCGGCGTACAAGGTGCCGCACATCCAGAAGGAGATCATCCGTGCGTCGAACCGCGCATCGAAGCCGGTGATCACGGCCACCCAGATGCTCGATTCCATGATACGCAACCCGCGCCCCACGCGCGCCGAGGTGGGGGACGTGGCGAACGCCATCTACGACGGTACCGACGCGGTGATGCTGTCGGGCGAGACCGCGAGCGGAGCCTACCCGGTGGAGGCCGTGCGCATGATGGCGCGCATCGCCGAGTCGAGCGAGCCCTACCTGTTCGACGAGCACGCGCCCGACCGCAGCCGCGACCGCGCGCGGGTGGCGCTGGCCGTGGGGCTGGCCGCCGTGCAGACGGCCGAGAACGTGGGGGCCGCCTGCATCGTGGCGCCCACGATGTCGGGCCGCACGGCGCGCCTCATGTCGAACCTGCGGCCGCGGGTGCCCATCTACGTGGTCACGCCGTTTCCGCGCGTCATGCGCCAGCAGCAGCTCAACTGGGGCGTGACGCCCATGCTCGGCGACGTGCAGGGCGATATGCGCCACGTCATCGAGCAGGCCCACGACGCCGTGCTCGAGCACGGGCTCGTTCAGCCGGGGCAGCTGGCGGTGTTCACGGCGGGCGATCCGTCCACGAGCCCCACCATCGGCGAGCCGGGCGCCGGCGCGGTGGCCGCCACCAACGTGATGTACGTCGTGCAGATCCGCACCGACGAGAACGACGACTGA
- the rhaD gene encoding rhamnulose-1-phosphate aldolase, translating into MGFFDNAQEVLDRGVSAAKGAVSGVAVEQQAFVKGFARLCSDGAGQGWHESNGGNASYRLTPEDVASSRSFFYDNPSSWVPLGVQAANLGGEFFLVTAAGAHMRNVALDPDAGAGIVEVNAAGDAWRIVWGFKNGGVPTSEFPSHAAIQSVRKEVAGNAGRVLYHAHPAHVVALTNVLPLDARTFTRALWKMLMESMIAFPKGIGVVPWMVPGGPEIADATADAMRTYDACVWAHHGLFCAGPDFDATFGLAHTIDKAATIYAQARAMNGGSDRFASAIPDEGLRGIAAAYNLPVNEAFL; encoded by the coding sequence ATGGGTTTCTTCGATAACGCGCAGGAAGTGCTCGACCGCGGCGTGTCGGCGGCGAAGGGCGCCGTCTCGGGCGTGGCCGTGGAGCAGCAGGCGTTCGTGAAAGGGTTCGCGCGCCTATGCAGCGACGGCGCGGGCCAGGGCTGGCACGAGAGCAACGGCGGCAACGCGTCGTATCGGCTCACGCCGGAGGACGTGGCGTCCAGCCGCTCGTTCTTCTACGACAACCCCAGCTCGTGGGTGCCGCTGGGCGTGCAGGCCGCCAACCTGGGCGGCGAGTTCTTCCTGGTGACGGCTGCGGGCGCGCACATGCGCAACGTGGCGCTCGACCCCGACGCGGGCGCGGGCATCGTGGAGGTCAACGCCGCAGGCGACGCGTGGCGCATCGTGTGGGGCTTCAAGAACGGCGGCGTGCCCACGAGCGAGTTCCCCAGCCATGCGGCCATCCAGTCGGTGCGCAAGGAGGTCGCCGGCAACGCGGGCCGGGTGCTGTATCATGCGCACCCCGCGCACGTGGTGGCGCTGACGAACGTGCTGCCGCTCGACGCGCGCACGTTCACGCGCGCGCTGTGGAAGATGCTGATGGAGAGCATGATCGCGTTCCCGAAGGGCATCGGCGTGGTGCCGTGGATGGTGCCGGGCGGCCCCGAGATCGCCGACGCCACGGCCGATGCGATGCGCACGTACGACGCGTGCGTGTGGGCGCACCACGGCCTGTTCTGCGCAGGCCCCGACTTCGACGCCACGTTCGGGCTGGCGCACACCATCGACAAGGCGGCGACCATCTACGCCCAGGCCCGCGCGATGAACGGCGGCAGCGACCGGTTCGCCAGCGCCATCCCCGACGAGGGCCTGCGCGGCATCGCCGCCGCCTACAACCTCCCGGTGAACGAGGCGTTCCTGTAG
- the rpmE gene encoding 50S ribosomal protein L31 has product MKQGIHPEYVECTVKCSCGNTFTTRSTKPELKIDICNVCHPFYTGQQRFVDTGGRVQRFADKFGAAAKESVAEREAAKKAARAAAVAEAEAKKKAERDAKAAEKAKRAAEFAKKSEADAKKAAEVEAAAETAVEATAEEAAAVDALVEEAPAAE; this is encoded by the coding sequence ATGAAACAGGGTATTCATCCGGAATACGTGGAGTGCACGGTCAAGTGCAGCTGCGGCAACACGTTCACGACGCGTTCGACGAAGCCTGAGCTGAAGATCGACATCTGCAACGTGTGCCATCCGTTCTACACCGGCCAGCAGCGTTTCGTCGACACCGGTGGACGCGTCCAGCGCTTCGCCGACAAGTTCGGTGCCGCGGCGAAGGAATCCGTGGCCGAGCGCGAGGCCGCCAAGAAGGCCGCGCGTGCCGCTGCCGTCGCCGAGGCCGAGGCCAAGAAGAAGGCCGAGCGCGACGCGAAGGCCGCCGAGAAGGCCAAGCGCGCCGCGGAGTTCGCCAAGAAGTCCGAGGCCGATGCCAAGAAGGCCGCTGAGGTCGAGGCTGCCGCCGAGACCGCCGTCGAGGCTACGGCTGAGGAAGCCGCCGCCGTCGACGCCCTCGTCGAGGAGGCTCCTGCCGCCGAATAG
- a CDS encoding molybdopterin molybdotransferase MoeA codes for MGEKIMDGFPSREEALADFFAAWEPVRRVEHVALDDAVGRVLAEDLVSANTLPVVRASSFDGIAVKSAAFANGLPDTSGWKPGADYVRADTGDDFPDAFDAVVMIEKAAVQEDGSVVLDDDVTVEPGSGVRASGSTLRAGEPLMSAGSVIRPTDLAALAMGGATMVPVRVRPRVAFIPTGSELVPAGIKPRRGQNVDTNSLMCKHLLIEYGAEPVVFPLVHDDPAELERAFEAALATADVVVVNGGSALGEEDFNVRLIERRGRVVHHYIAAVPGRPLMMAVVDGKPVVDLPGPTMAAYFGSEWCLQAITARILGIPPHRRPVVRARADAAKTSIPKMANIARVRLTRDDEGYVAHFLNFKAGELAACMTSNAQRVSPLGEAGWDEGDLLEVELLRGEEFIEEG; via the coding sequence ATGGGAGAGAAGATCATGGACGGCTTCCCCTCGCGGGAGGAGGCGCTCGCCGACTTCTTCGCCGCATGGGAGCCGGTGCGGCGCGTCGAGCACGTCGCGCTCGACGACGCGGTCGGGCGCGTGCTCGCCGAGGACCTCGTGTCCGCGAACACGCTGCCGGTGGTGCGCGCCTCGTCGTTCGACGGCATCGCGGTGAAGTCGGCGGCCTTCGCGAACGGCCTGCCCGACACGAGCGGCTGGAAGCCCGGCGCGGACTACGTGCGCGCCGACACCGGCGACGACTTCCCCGACGCGTTCGACGCCGTGGTGATGATCGAGAAGGCGGCCGTTCAGGAGGACGGCTCGGTGGTGCTCGACGACGACGTGACGGTCGAGCCCGGTTCGGGCGTGCGGGCGTCAGGTTCCACGCTGCGCGCGGGCGAGCCGCTCATGAGCGCCGGCAGCGTCATCCGCCCCACCGACCTGGCCGCACTCGCCATGGGCGGCGCCACGATGGTGCCCGTGCGCGTCAGGCCGCGCGTGGCGTTCATCCCCACGGGCAGCGAGCTCGTGCCCGCCGGCATCAAGCCGCGGCGCGGGCAGAACGTGGACACGAACAGCCTCATGTGCAAGCACCTCCTCATCGAGTACGGCGCCGAGCCCGTGGTGTTCCCCCTCGTGCACGACGATCCTGCCGAGCTCGAGCGCGCCTTCGAGGCGGCGCTCGCCACCGCCGACGTCGTGGTGGTCAACGGGGGCTCGGCCCTCGGCGAGGAGGATTTCAACGTGAGGCTGATCGAGCGGCGCGGGCGGGTGGTGCACCACTACATCGCCGCCGTACCGGGGCGGCCGCTCATGATGGCCGTGGTGGACGGCAAGCCGGTCGTCGACCTCCCCGGCCCCACCATGGCCGCCTACTTCGGCTCCGAATGGTGCCTGCAGGCGATCACGGCGCGCATCCTGGGAATTCCGCCGCACCGCCGCCCCGTCGTGCGGGCGCGGGCGGACGCCGCGAAGACGAGCATCCCCAAGATGGCGAACATCGCCCGCGTGCGCCTGACGCGCGACGACGAGGGCTACGTGGCGCACTTCCTCAACTTCAAAGCCGGAGAGCTGGCCGCGTGCATGACGTCGAATGCCCAGCGCGTCTCGCCCCTCGGCGAAGCGGGATGGGACGAGGGCGACCTCCTCGAGGTGGAGCTGCTGCGCGGCGAGGAGTTCATCGAGGAGGGGTAG
- a CDS encoding ABC transporter substrate-binding protein, which produces MGGITAKNTLRARRLLVAGMLCLGLAFALNGCSQTPSQDAPASTDGAAQTDQATQNETRTFTDSAGRTVEVPAQIDRIAPAGHTATQILLTMAPEKMVTVSQELTADQAKYLGSDYAELPVTGAAFGAKGDLNKEAVAASGAQILIDTGELKDGIKEDLDTLQEQLGIPVVVIETKMEDYGAAYEMLGELLGMEDRGKELSDYCKAAYDETVSVMDKIPESERANVAYLLGDKGTNTIAKDSYQGQVVDLVANNVAELGEVSGSGAGVEISMEQLALWNPQVILFAENSIYDTVGSDAAFADLDAVKSGTYYEVPNTPWNWLNSPPTVNQVLGMQWLPRLLYPEQYDNDLYETVAGYFKTFYGYDLSESEFDEIAANAQPKA; this is translated from the coding sequence ATGGGAGGGATTACCGCAAAGAACACGCTGCGGGCACGGCGCCTGCTGGTCGCGGGCATGCTGTGCCTGGGGCTGGCGTTCGCGCTGAACGGATGCTCGCAGACCCCGTCGCAGGACGCGCCCGCAAGCACGGACGGCGCGGCGCAGACCGATCAGGCGACGCAGAACGAGACGCGCACGTTCACCGACTCGGCCGGGCGCACCGTCGAAGTGCCCGCGCAGATCGACCGCATCGCCCCGGCCGGCCACACCGCCACGCAGATCCTGCTGACGATGGCGCCGGAGAAGATGGTGACCGTCTCGCAGGAGCTCACCGCCGATCAGGCGAAGTACCTGGGCTCCGACTACGCCGAGCTGCCCGTGACCGGCGCCGCCTTCGGCGCGAAGGGCGACCTCAACAAGGAAGCGGTCGCCGCCTCCGGCGCGCAGATCCTCATCGACACCGGCGAGCTCAAGGACGGCATCAAGGAGGACCTCGACACGCTGCAGGAGCAGCTGGGCATCCCCGTGGTGGTCATCGAGACGAAGATGGAAGACTACGGCGCAGCCTACGAGATGCTGGGCGAGCTGCTGGGCATGGAGGACCGCGGCAAGGAGCTGTCCGACTACTGCAAGGCCGCCTACGACGAGACCGTGTCGGTCATGGACAAGATCCCCGAGTCCGAGCGCGCGAACGTGGCCTACCTGCTGGGCGACAAGGGCACGAACACCATCGCGAAGGACTCCTACCAGGGCCAGGTGGTCGACCTCGTGGCCAACAACGTGGCTGAGCTGGGCGAGGTGTCCGGCAGCGGCGCCGGCGTGGAGATCAGCATGGAGCAGCTGGCGCTGTGGAACCCGCAGGTCATCCTGTTCGCCGAGAACAGCATCTACGACACGGTGGGCTCCGACGCCGCCTTCGCCGACCTCGACGCCGTCAAGTCCGGCACGTACTACGAGGTGCCTAACACGCCGTGGAACTGGCTGAACAGCCCTCCGACGGTGAACCAGGTGCTGGGCATGCAGTGGCTGCCGCGCCTGCTGTACCCCGAGCAGTACGATAACGACCTGTACGAGACGGTGGCCGGCTACTTCAAGACGTTCTACGGGTACGACCTGAGCGAATCCGAGTTCGACGAGATCGCCGCGAACGCGCAGCCCAAGGCCTAG
- a CDS encoding ABC transporter ATP-binding protein: protein MSIDVEHLNFSYGSHHVLRDLSFRIPDNTLVNVLGPNGVGKSTLFRCILCLNNGWTGSIRVNGKDLRTISIRERASEIAYIPQSHSSTYAYDVLDVVLMSAGGGIGLFSTPKRMHVDRAWDALERVGIAHLGHRPYTQISGGERQLVLIARAIAQNARTIIMDEPTSALDYGNTVRVLSTVRQLAREGMSIVQSTHQPDQAFLYADQTLVINEGRVHAFGDPKDVITKELVSTIYDVDVEVNSLYGDKVRVCVPVREIER from the coding sequence GTGAGCATCGACGTCGAACACCTCAACTTCTCGTACGGCAGCCACCACGTGCTGCGCGACCTGAGCTTCCGCATTCCCGACAACACGCTCGTGAACGTGCTGGGGCCCAACGGCGTGGGCAAGTCGACGCTGTTCCGCTGCATCCTGTGCCTCAACAACGGCTGGACGGGAAGCATCCGCGTGAACGGGAAGGACCTGCGCACGATATCCATCCGCGAGCGCGCGAGCGAGATCGCCTACATCCCCCAGTCGCATTCGTCCACCTACGCCTACGACGTGCTCGACGTGGTGCTCATGAGCGCCGGCGGCGGCATCGGGCTGTTCTCCACGCCCAAGCGCATGCACGTCGACCGCGCCTGGGACGCGCTCGAGCGCGTGGGCATCGCGCATCTGGGCCATCGCCCCTACACGCAGATATCGGGCGGCGAACGGCAGCTCGTGCTCATCGCGCGCGCCATCGCGCAGAATGCGCGCACCATCATCATGGACGAGCCCACGAGCGCGCTCGACTACGGCAACACGGTGCGCGTGCTGTCCACCGTGCGTCAGCTCGCCCGCGAGGGCATGAGCATCGTCCAATCGACGCACCAACCCGACCAGGCGTTTTTGTACGCAGACCAGACGCTCGTCATCAACGAGGGCCGCGTGCACGCGTTCGGCGACCCCAAAGACGTCATCACCAAGGAGCTGGTCAGCACCATCTACGACGTGGACGTGGAGGTCAATTCCCTATACGGCGACAAGGTGCGCGTGTGCGTGCCTGTACGCGAGATAGAGCGTTAG
- a CDS encoding FecCD family ABC transporter permease: protein MGGAADAGSISSTEGVPPRTRDGEAEARCASRRNARRGTLILIALGVLVVVSTLASLMLGRYPITPIEAVGMLANLAFPIDPFWTSQQETLFFQVRLPRIALALMVGCSLAAAGAAYQGTFQNPLVSPDILGASQGAAFGAAVAILLGLGSLSISVFAFACSIAAVLLVLAIGTRAKGNHLLIVVLAGVMVSSLFQAGVSFTKLIADPTDQLAAITYWLMGSLTGAKWSDMAFSLGPIAIGLAVLFALRWRINVLTMGDDEASTMGVNARRVRLIVIMAATLVTAASVSISGMIGWVGLVIPHFARMIVGCDYRKLLPASMLMGASFLLIVDDVARLVATSEIPIGILTAFVGAPFFLYLITRRKQEL from the coding sequence ATGGGAGGTGCTGCTGATGCCGGAAGCATCAGCAGCACCGAGGGGGTACCCCCTCGGACGCGCGACGGCGAGGCGGAGGCCCGATGCGCGTCCCGCCGCAACGCGCGGCGCGGCACGCTCATCCTGATCGCGCTCGGCGTGCTCGTCGTGGTGAGCACGCTCGCCTCGCTCATGCTCGGGCGCTACCCCATCACCCCCATCGAGGCCGTCGGCATGCTGGCCAACCTCGCCTTCCCCATCGACCCGTTCTGGACGTCCCAACAGGAGACGCTGTTCTTCCAGGTGCGCCTGCCGCGCATCGCGCTCGCGCTCATGGTGGGCTGCAGCCTGGCGGCCGCCGGCGCCGCCTACCAGGGCACCTTCCAGAACCCGCTCGTCTCCCCCGACATCCTCGGCGCCTCGCAGGGCGCCGCGTTCGGCGCCGCGGTGGCCATCCTGCTGGGGCTCGGCTCGCTCAGCATCTCCGTCTTCGCGTTCGCCTGTTCCATCGCCGCCGTGCTGCTGGTGCTGGCCATCGGCACCCGCGCGAAGGGCAACCACCTGCTCATCGTGGTGCTGGCGGGCGTCATGGTCAGCTCGCTGTTCCAGGCGGGCGTCTCGTTCACGAAGCTCATCGCCGACCCCACCGACCAGCTGGCCGCCATCACGTACTGGCTCATGGGCAGCCTCACCGGCGCGAAGTGGAGCGACATGGCCTTTTCCCTGGGCCCCATCGCGATCGGCCTCGCGGTGCTGTTCGCCCTGCGCTGGCGCATCAACGTGCTCACCATGGGCGACGACGAGGCCTCCACCATGGGCGTGAACGCGCGCCGCGTGCGGCTCATCGTCATCATGGCCGCCACGCTCGTCACCGCCGCCAGCGTGTCCATCTCGGGCATGATCGGCTGGGTGGGCCTCGTCATCCCCCACTTCGCGCGCATGATCGTCGGCTGCGACTACCGCAAGCTGCTGCCCGCGAGCATGCTCATGGGGGCCAGCTTCCTGCTCATCGTCGACGACGTGGCGCGCCTCGTGGCCACGTCCGAGATACCCATCGGCATCCTGACCGCCTTCGTCGGAGCGCCGTTCTTCCTGTATCTCATCACCAGGAGGAAGCAGGAGCTGTGA
- a CDS encoding DUF364 domain-containing protein, with the protein MESPENRVISFPGTYDDATPWKLYNRLIGGIPDDLVVRDYCLGTHWSYVEADCGMGVSFTCKGGAKRACKQDLRGVPLRAMAELAKSWCFEEATLGVAALNAYYARKELLDPLGATYDEPVELPDGTVRKMDAFELYRPRIERSAGRRVTVIGHFPHVDRIAAYADLTVLERNCTQELDTPDPACEYVLPGTDFAFITGVTLINKTAPRLLELAKNATTVFVGPSVIMTPSLFEQGADALAGSVVADPEKARFAVQNGAGQFFGEALQMTFVARERA; encoded by the coding sequence ATGGAATCTCCCGAGAACCGCGTCATCAGCTTCCCCGGAACGTACGACGACGCCACCCCGTGGAAGCTGTACAACCGTCTGATCGGGGGCATTCCCGACGATCTCGTCGTGCGCGACTACTGCCTGGGAACGCATTGGTCCTACGTCGAGGCCGACTGCGGCATGGGCGTGAGCTTCACCTGCAAGGGCGGCGCCAAGCGCGCCTGCAAGCAGGACCTGCGCGGCGTGCCGCTGCGCGCGATGGCCGAGCTGGCGAAGTCGTGGTGCTTCGAGGAGGCCACGCTGGGCGTGGCGGCGCTCAACGCCTACTACGCGCGCAAGGAGCTGCTCGACCCGCTCGGGGCAACCTACGACGAGCCCGTCGAGCTGCCCGACGGCACCGTCCGCAAGATGGACGCGTTCGAGCTGTACCGCCCGCGCATCGAGCGCTCCGCGGGCAGGCGCGTCACGGTGATCGGCCACTTCCCCCACGTCGACCGCATCGCCGCCTACGCCGACCTCACGGTGCTCGAGCGGAACTGCACCCAGGAGCTCGACACGCCCGACCCCGCGTGCGAGTACGTGCTGCCCGGCACCGACTTCGCCTTCATCACCGGCGTCACCCTCATCAACAAGACCGCGCCGCGCCTGCTGGAGCTCGCGAAGAACGCGACCACCGTGTTCGTGGGCCCCAGCGTGATCATGACGCCCTCCCTGTTCGAGCAGGGCGCCGACGCGCTGGCCGGCAGCGTGGTGGCCGATCCGGAGAAGGCGCGCTTCGCCGTGCAGAACGGCGCCGGCCAGTTCTTCGGCGAGGCGTTGCAGATGACCTTCGTCGCGCGCGAGCGCGCCTAG